A single Acidobacteriota bacterium DNA region contains:
- a CDS encoding PadR family transcriptional regulator has protein sequence METADTRVDLLYGTLDLLILRTLVYGPSHGHAIAKHILRVSEDSLRVETGSLYPALHRLEGRGWIAAEWKKSDKGKRARYYRLTPSGRRQLLVEQSRWEQLTVAMARVLRPAD, from the coding sequence ATGGAAACCGCGGACACCCGCGTCGACTTGCTCTACGGGACGCTGGACCTGCTCATCCTGCGGACGCTCGTTTACGGCCCGTCCCACGGCCACGCGATCGCCAAGCACATCCTGCGGGTGTCGGAAGACTCCCTCCGCGTGGAAACCGGCTCGCTGTACCCCGCCTTGCACCGGCTGGAGGGACGAGGCTGGATCGCGGCCGAATGGAAGAAGTCCGACAAGGGTAAGCGGGCTAGGTACTACCGGCTCACTCCTTCCGGACGGCGACAGCTCCTGGTAGAGCAGTCACGGTGGGAGCAGTTGACCGTCGCCATGGCGCGCGTGCTGCGCCCCGCGGACTAG
- a CDS encoding ABC transporter permease, which produces MLRHLYVRLRSLCTWRRQEAELDEEIRFHLAEETEERIAGGMSPAEAHAAARRDFGNATLIRELARETWGWGPAERLLQDVRGGIRMMRRSPTFTTVAVGTLALAIGVNVVMFSVLNTVLFRPLPFHAPDQLAMLWTETPSQALRENRSAFWNIEEWRRQSRSFSDIAVFDSVALTLTHAGETQRIQGARVSPNLFPLLGVQPLHGRSFSADETAERRRLVVISHRLWQARFGGSLDTLGVSVELDGHASRVIGVLPERFGFASLDADIFEPHTLFPDWEDRRLVRGQDTWFVIGRLRPNVTIEGAQSEMSTIARRLDAELPVGERNRGIRVVPLSRHVVGSRSRLALWMPMAAAAFVLLIAAANVANLWLARSLGRARDVALRAALGASPARIVRQHLTESTTLAVGAGAFGMLLAVVGLDLVRSLGAVELARLDEVHLDTSVFGWSLVLSLLTGTVVGTVPALLWRGYLRPLGDTSLRGAVGGTAARNIRRSLLVAEVTLAIMLLVGAGLLIRSWWQVEGVDPGFRPERVLAMQIGAPALMTPTQRPSFYYRVLQRIESTPGVERAGFISDAFISSSPERTLTTERDGEAVSTRLQFRSDEISAGLFPALGTRLLDGRLFTPRDGPESPRVVIVNDTMARQLWPGDDAVGRRFKWGPADSVGPWLTVVGVVDDMRRQGLETEPIPQIFQPVAQNPSGAGFLIIRADHDDPLEMAAAVQAAARQVDPLAPLYGVSTLESRLRASYAPRRLQTSIVVGFAAAALLMAAIGIYGLIQYAVSTRTKEIAIRMAVGADTGNIFRMVVGEGLVLSGAGVALGLLGGVWVGHAVRRLLFGVGTLDPLTFVTGSAVLITVALAACTVPARRAMRVEPLVALRAE; this is translated from the coding sequence ATGCTGCGGCACCTGTACGTCCGCCTGCGCTCTCTCTGCACCTGGCGCCGGCAAGAAGCGGAACTCGATGAGGAGATTCGGTTCCATCTCGCCGAGGAAACAGAGGAACGGATTGCGGGGGGAATGTCTCCCGCGGAGGCGCATGCGGCCGCGCGACGCGACTTCGGCAACGCGACGCTGATTCGCGAGCTGGCCCGTGAGACCTGGGGTTGGGGCCCCGCCGAGCGGCTGCTTCAGGACGTTCGCGGCGGGATCAGGATGATGCGCCGCAGCCCCACCTTTACCACCGTCGCGGTCGGCACACTGGCGCTGGCGATCGGCGTCAACGTCGTGATGTTCAGCGTGTTGAACACCGTGCTGTTCCGGCCGTTGCCGTTCCACGCTCCGGACCAGTTGGCCATGCTGTGGACGGAGACCCCGAGCCAAGCGCTTCGAGAGAACCGATCGGCTTTCTGGAACATCGAGGAGTGGCGGCGGCAGAGTCGGAGCTTCAGCGACATCGCGGTCTTCGACAGCGTGGCGTTGACGCTGACGCACGCCGGCGAGACGCAGCGGATTCAAGGGGCCAGGGTGTCGCCGAACCTGTTTCCATTGCTCGGCGTGCAGCCGCTGCACGGACGGAGCTTCTCGGCCGACGAGACGGCGGAACGGCGACGTCTCGTCGTCATCAGTCATCGCTTGTGGCAGGCCCGATTCGGTGGTTCGCTCGACACGCTCGGCGTGTCCGTCGAGCTCGACGGACACGCGTCCCGCGTCATCGGCGTGCTGCCTGAACGGTTCGGGTTCGCGAGCCTCGATGCCGATATCTTCGAGCCCCACACGCTGTTTCCGGACTGGGAGGACCGCCGTTTGGTCCGCGGGCAAGATACGTGGTTCGTGATCGGACGGCTGCGACCGAACGTCACCATCGAAGGAGCCCAGTCGGAGATGAGCACGATTGCCCGCCGCCTCGACGCCGAGCTGCCGGTCGGCGAGAGGAACCGCGGCATTCGTGTCGTTCCCCTGAGTCGTCACGTAGTCGGTTCGCGGTCTCGCTTGGCGCTGTGGATGCCGATGGCCGCCGCGGCATTCGTTCTGCTGATCGCCGCCGCCAACGTCGCCAACCTCTGGCTGGCTCGGAGTCTCGGCCGTGCTCGGGACGTGGCGCTGCGGGCCGCGCTCGGCGCGAGCCCGGCCCGAATCGTCCGGCAGCACCTGACCGAGAGCACGACGCTGGCCGTAGGGGCTGGTGCGTTTGGCATGTTGCTGGCGGTGGTCGGCCTCGATCTCGTTCGTTCGCTGGGCGCGGTCGAGCTGGCGCGCCTCGACGAGGTTCACCTGGATACGAGCGTGTTCGGCTGGTCGCTGGTTCTGTCCCTGCTGACGGGGACGGTGGTCGGGACAGTACCCGCGCTTCTCTGGCGCGGGTACCTGCGACCCCTTGGCGACACCAGCTTGCGAGGTGCCGTCGGCGGAACGGCCGCCCGAAACATCCGGCGATCGCTCCTGGTGGCCGAGGTGACGTTGGCGATCATGTTGCTGGTGGGTGCCGGTCTCCTGATTCGGAGCTGGTGGCAGGTCGAGGGCGTCGACCCGGGCTTCCGACCAGAACGGGTCCTGGCGATGCAGATCGGCGCACCTGCGCTGATGACCCCCACACAGCGACCGAGCTTCTATTACCGCGTGCTCCAGCGAATCGAATCGACGCCCGGCGTAGAGCGGGCTGGCTTCATCAGTGACGCCTTCATCAGCAGCAGCCCCGAACGGACCCTCACCACCGAACGCGACGGCGAGGCCGTGTCCACGCGTCTGCAGTTCCGCAGCGACGAGATCAGCGCCGGGTTGTTCCCGGCGCTCGGCACGCGTCTGCTCGACGGACGCTTGTTTACGCCTCGTGACGGCCCCGAGTCGCCGCGGGTCGTGATTGTCAACGACACCATGGCGCGCCAGCTATGGCCGGGCGATGATGCGGTTGGGAGGCGCTTCAAATGGGGGCCGGCGGATTCCGTCGGCCCTTGGCTGACCGTCGTCGGCGTGGTCGACGACATGCGCCGCCAAGGGCTGGAGACGGAGCCGATACCGCAGATCTTCCAGCCGGTCGCCCAGAACCCGTCCGGGGCCGGATTCCTCATCATTCGGGCCGATCACGATGATCCGCTGGAGATGGCGGCGGCGGTGCAGGCGGCCGCGCGGCAAGTCGATCCTCTTGCGCCGCTGTACGGCGTGTCAACCTTGGAATCTCGGCTACGCGCGTCCTACGCGCCACGCCGCCTCCAGACATCCATCGTGGTGGGGTTCGCCGCGGCCGCGCTACTGATGGCGGCAATCGGGATCTACGGACTGATTCAGTATGCCGTCTCTACCCGCACGAAGGAGATCGCCATCCGCATGGCCGTCGGCGCCGATACCGGCAACATCTTCCGAATGGTCGTCGGCGAGGGGTTGGTGCTGAGCGGCGCGGGGGTCGCGCTCGGACTCCTCGGCGGCGTCTGGGTGGGTCATGCCGTTCGTCGCCTTCTGTTCGGGGTCGGCACCTTGGATCCGTTGACCTTCGTCACCGGGTCGGCAGTGCTGATCACCGTGGCCCTGGCCGCGTGCACTGTTCCCGCTCGCCGCGCGATGCGGGTCGAGCCTCTCGTCGCCCTGCGGGCAGAGTGA
- a CDS encoding HigA family addiction module antidote protein: MSPKNGMRPVHPGEILREELQTLDLSANALSKALDVPVNRITAILNGQRGVTADTALRLARYFGTTPQVWLNLQQTYDLRRAEIAAGPRIAECVRPRHTAA; this comes from the coding sequence ATGTCTCCGAAGAACGGCATGCGGCCCGTGCATCCTGGCGAGATTCTGCGTGAAGAACTTCAGACGCTCGACCTGTCGGCGAATGCCCTATCGAAGGCACTCGACGTGCCAGTGAACCGGATCACCGCGATCCTGAACGGACAGCGCGGCGTGACAGCCGACACGGCCCTCCGATTGGCACGCTACTTCGGGACGACGCCGCAGGTCTGGCTGAACTTGCAGCAGACCTACGACTTGCGCCGGGCCGAGATCGCGGCTGGCCCAAGGATCGCCGAGTGCGTGCGCCCGCGGCACACCGCCGCGTAG